Sequence from the Hamadaea flava genome:
CCCGATGTCGATGCCGAGGGCCTGACCTGTCCGGTTCTCAGTCACCATTCCATTCTGGCGCGAACTCGTGCAGGCGTGGGGAAAACCGTCAAGCGCGCGCGAGCGCCGCCTCGATGACGGGGATCGGCGCCGGGGTGCCCGCCGGATCGCTGATCGGGCCATAAGGCAGCCCGTACGCGGGGGTGCCCACCTGGAAGCGTCGGCCACCCTCGCCGAGCGGCCCCGCGTCGACCGCGTCGTAGCCCAGCTCGGCGAGGAAGTCGCTGACGACCTGCTTGGCGAGCCCGTCGTCGCCTGCGATGGGCAACGCCGTCCGATCGGGCGAGCCGGCCGGACGAGGCAGCGACAGCAGATGCCGGAAGTTGATGTTGTTGAACACCTTGACGACCTTCGCCCGGCCGAGGTGCCGTTGCAGCAGCTCGCTGCTGGTGGTCGACCCGTCGTCCAGGGCGGCGATGTCGCCGTCGCGCTGCGGGTAGTAGTTGTTGGTGTCCATCACGGGCTTGTCGGCCAGCGGCTCGACCGGCACCGTGGCGTACGCCCGCAGCGGAATGCTGACCAGTACTAGTTCGCCCCGGTCGGCCGCCTCCTCGACGGTTCCGGCCGAGGCGAGCGGGCCGAGGTCGGCGACCAGGTCGGCCAGCGTGTCCGGGCCACGCGAATTGCTCAGGACGACTTCGTGTCCGGCGGTGACGGCGAGCCGGGCGACGGTGCCGCCGATGTTGCCGCTGCCGATGAGTCCGATGATGGCCACGTTCCCTACGCTATCGCCCGTTTCCTCCCGCCGCGCTGGATCAGGGTTCTGCGTCGAATCTCGGCGCGAGATTCGACCGGGAACCCTGATCCAGCGCCAAAGGCTGAGCGCGGCCGTAGATTTCGCAGGTCAGGCGGAGCAGGTCCGCGAGCAGCTCCGGCGGATCGTCCTTCCACCAGGCGAGCAGGACCGGGATCGGCTGGGCGTCCCGGACCGCCCGGTACGCCACTCCCGGCCGCGGGTTCTGGTGGGCGGTCGCCTCCGAGGTCACGCCGACGGCCTGGCCCGCCGCGATCAGGGTCAGCCACTCGTCCACTCCGTGCGTGGGGCGTACCGAGGCCGGGGCGGTGCCGGGCGGCCAGAGGTCGAGGGTCGTGGTGCCCGTGCGGTCGTCGATCGCCACGGTGTAGCGCGCCAGCTCGGCCAGGCGCACGCTGCGCCGCCGGGCCAGGGCGTTGTCGGTCGCCACCGCCGCCACCCGGGATTCGACGCCGACCAGTGCGGTGGCGAATCGGG
This genomic interval carries:
- a CDS encoding LysR family transcriptional regulator, whose product is MSERGDLQLRHLAVLVAVADAGTFTDAAYDLGVSQAAVSRSIAALEAALGTRLVQRTTRQVGLTGVGVQVLAGARRVLEEVGHLQRLVEQARTELRVGYAWAALGKHTRRLQKTWAAEHPQTPLVFVQSGSVTAGLSEGLADVAVVRRPLTDPRFATALVGVESRVAAVATDNALARRRSVRLAELARYTVAIDDRTGTTTLDLWPPGTAPASVRPTHGVDEWLTLIAAGQAVGVTSEATAHQNPRPGVAYRAVRDAQPIPVLLAWWKDDPPELLADLLRLTCEIYGRAQPLALDQGSRSNLAPRFDAEP
- a CDS encoding NADPH-dependent F420 reductase codes for the protein MAIIGLIGSGNIGGTVARLAVTAGHEVVLSNSRGPDTLADLVADLGPLASAGTVEEAADRGELVLVSIPLRAYATVPVEPLADKPVMDTNNYYPQRDGDIAALDDGSTTSSELLQRHLGRAKVVKVFNNINFRHLLSLPRPAGSPDRTALPIAGDDGLAKQVVSDFLAELGYDAVDAGPLGEGGRRFQVGTPAYGLPYGPISDPAGTPAPIPVIEAALARA